Below is a genomic region from Brassica rapa cultivar Chiifu-401-42 chromosome A08, CAAS_Brap_v3.01, whole genome shotgun sequence.
CTAAACATAGATCACAATACAGGTACTGAGATGGAGATCGACATCGGAACAGAGACATCCGTCGTAAAATTACCGCCGTCTCTATTCCCGTTCACATCCCCTACAAACCCATAACCACCTGCCCGCATCGCTGCATGCTCACGCCTCTGGAAAACCCGAGCAAGCGAAGCAGCTTTCCGTCTAGCCCGCTTCGTCCCCGTAAACAAAAGCGTCTGCAGCACTCCCGCAATCGCAGGTGCTCTCAACACTCTCTCCGCCACAGCGGCTCCACCTCTTCTACATAGTTCAAGCAACGCAGCCACCGCGTTTTCTTTCCCTCTCGGCGTCCCGCATCTCATCATCCCCATGAGCCCCGTCACAGCGGACTCCTCTTTCCCTATAGCCTCAGCTCCAAGAGACTGTCTCACCAACAAAGCCAAAGCTCCTGCTGCTTCCTCCGCCACTCCTTCGTTCTTCAGAGCTCCGACGAGACTCGACACTCCTCCTCCTTCGATCATTCTACTGCAGTTCTCAGGATGCGTCGATAAGTTATACAAAGCCGTCACCGCGTCTTTCTTCCCTCTCGGTGTTCCGTTCTGAAGCAAGGAAGCCAACGCCTCAACGCACTGATCAGCCATTGCTATCCGTTTCTTATACTCGTGCACCGCGGAGAGACTAAACAACGTGGCGGCTGCGTTCTCCTGCGCCTCCACTGTGAGACCAGACACAAGAACGCTTACTATAGCCTCCAAACAATCGTCCTCCTCCATGATCCGACTCTTGTTCTTCTCATATATCGATAAGTTCAGCATCGCCGTCACAGAGTTCTCCTGCGCGACTGCATTCTCCGACTTGAGAAGCCTCCGCAAGTGCGGTATCGCCCCCGCCTCCGCGATAAACTCTCTATTCTCCTTCCCGGTTTTCGCCAAAAGACGAATCTCCCGCGCCGCAACAGTCTGAGCCGCTTCAGACCCATCTGCCAAATACTCAATAAGTATAGAAACAGTAGCTTTGTTCGCTTCAACCGCAGCTTTTGTCGGAAGACCAGACACAAACCCCTCGTTTGTTTGCGAATCCGTAATAAACTCAGACTCATAAGACACCCCACTCGCTGCGCACCACTGCACGATCAAATTCTTCAAAGCTCGATTAGGTACAATCCGAGAGTCCACAAGCATTTGCCCCGTCTTGGGACAAGTGCAGTGCCCTTCTTCGATCCACCTAGCTATGGAGGTACGGTCATAAGTCTGCCCTGTGGATATAATCACAGGATCACTCATCAAATCTAGAGAGATCGGACAAACGAAATCCTTAGGAACTGTTATGAATCCGTCGTTTCCGTCTCttttgctcttcttcttcttgggatTATTATTCTTGATTCTCCACTCTTCTTCGAATCCAAACAACAAGAATCTACAGTACCGTGTGATAGCTACAAACCCGTTGATCACGGAGCCAGTAGGCTCAACATCTCCGTCGTGATTCGCGATCTGTTCCTCCAAGAACTCGATCTCGTTTCCGCAAGATTTCGAATCTTTAATCTGTAGCTTCTCAGCGAAGAACGATCTGAGAGCGATGGAGTTAGGTATCTCTCCGTTCTCGAATCCGTCGAGGAACGAGTAGAATGTTCTGCGTAACGACTCGTCGTTGCTATCGATGTACAATCTCGATCTCCTCGATTGGCTCTGGAGCAGCTCGATTTGCTCTCTTACGTCGTCGCTGAGGCTTAGATCGTTGACCGGGAAGACGTCGAGAAGCGTCGAGATCTCTTGGTTCAGATCGTGGAAGTAGCCGGAGATGGATTGAGTTTGGAGTAACAGCCATAACTTACTGGAATGGGCGCCGTAATCGAGGAGGATCTTGGATCTGTAGAGGAGGAGGTAGAGCTCCTTGAGACATAGCAACGCTGTGGAAGACGAAGACGAGGAAGAGGAAGGGGTTGAGCCCCAGCGTGATTCTGCTAGGGATTCGAATAACACGAGGAAGATCTCGATCTTGCGAATCAGCGAGCGAGCGTTTCTTCGTTGGAACGAGAACCGCGTGCCGCTGAAGGAAGAGATGATTTCCGTTGAGATTGCGGCTAGGGTTTGAACGAGAGGGAGGCCGGAGAGGTCAACGGGGGATAGAAAGGCTTCCAGCGACGGCGATCTCCTCCGTCGTAGAGATGAGAATATCGCTGCCGTAGCCATGGATTCCGGCGGGGTTTTAGTTGTTGATTCCGTCTCAGATCGAATCTAATTGAAAACTATAGTTACGAGAGAAAAAAAAGTCAGAGGAGAGGAAAGGAAGAAAAGTGAAAAAAGGGGTTAATGATAACTTTCTGGGAAAGAGATGAGAAGGAAGAACGCGTCAGAGAGAAATAAAAGAAAGGTTGAGAATTTTCTTAGTTGTcagatttgttttgtttccttCTCTCTATCTCTAAAGAAGAAACTTTTCTTTTCTCCAGCGAAAGGTTTCAGTAAAAGTCAATGCTCTGGAATCTAACGGATATGTGGATAGATAGACAGATTGAATCCATTTTCTGTCCACTCGATTTTCTATTTTTACAtcttctaattttaaaattaaaaaaaatctaatcgAATAATAAATCTTTAATACATAATTAAGTTGTTTATTACTCTTACCCATTCCGACTCATAATTAATGTGTTCTGCAAAATACATTTATGACTCTCGGAATCTACGTATTTTCTTTTGTCGTATTTTTTTTATGTCGGGAGAGATTTGATTGCTATATCATACTACAAGTAGTGTATGCCTAATGTAAATGACTAATTAAGCCttctttaattttgtttgaCCAAAACTGGTAAACTACATTTTAGTTAGATCGAAGAACACGCAACTCTATAATCAAGACGGAATTTAATTATTGACAATTCTCTTAAACTATAACCGTATTATTTTAAAGGATAATTAATTTCGTGATCTTAGTTAACACAAAATATATGGACAAGGAGTCAAAGACGCATATGGAATATCGTCCACATCATCAGCCATTTAATTGGTTGATTCCTTCTATAGTTACATGAAGTTGTGGAATAATATTAGGCGGCACAACATCTAAACAAAATGCAACGAATTTTTTTGGTCAACCAATATAACACAAACTAAGATATTATTTTTAGTCACAAATCACCAACTATCTATCtgttttttctaaatatttgctttatagttttaattttaaaaacacaaacaaaatacTTGACTCAGCTGAATATGAAAATCGTCAGtgtttatattttacattttaatttaattaaagatCACGATTATCCACGAAAAGGGACGTCGGTGATTTTATTAGCAACATACAGAAAACAAAGccaaaaatttacatttaaacgtTTATATATTAACCAATTTTAAATTAACCATTCCTATGTAATGAAAATATGTGATTTAGTTTTCTTTGCAAGTTTGTTTTAAACGCATTATATGAATCTGGATTAGGACCAAATTCCAAGTTACTGTGATCTCTTTGGGATAATACACATCTTAGGAGGTGTATTTAATCTAAAATTTGaggtgatttgatttttaatgagGTTTTAGATGGTTTTAAGGAATTGcagaaaataaatgatttttgttAAACCACTTTAGAATATCacttaaaataatgaaatttgatttttaattttttaactaagaaattccatccaaacactctaaaatcacttgaaaacttgaaaactccacaacttaaaatattttcaataacattgaattttagagtattttataaaatgtcaaGTTCAATAACACTGAATTTtaaatgagtttttaaaattcatgtttCAATAACAGgaaatttatcattttgacACAAATCACCCAAAACTCTCAATTAATACACCCCCCCTTAATTTGGCAAGAAAAAAACTAGAGATGCACCGTTTTTTTTCCGACGTCTAGTAACTTTCGCCGGCGTCAGAGGTCATTCTCTCttatttaattttggttttactTTGCTCTTTCGGTGGTAATTCCACACTCCATGGTGACATACTTGACGTTCTGGAACTCGGTGAAGCCTCATGCTTTAAATCTGACCGCGGCGGGGTTGAGACAGGTTAGGTGACGGCGGATCTCTGTAGTTTCGATGGTAAGCGGAAATAAGGTATTTTGTCaaacatacaaaatatttttaaccaacaaaaataattaaatagatgAATTAGTATATTtggataataaaatattaaagaaaacaTGTGAATACAAAATAAGTTAAATAACggattattttatagaaattatttaaaatacactaaattgatatcatttttcaaaaatagaatcaataaaaaatatcataacattTGAGTGTAAAGTTTAATGATAattatttagggtttaaagttaaaGGGTGAACTTGGTTTATAAactctataaaacttttttgggtcaaattaagcataaacttctataaataattGTTAAACATTCTAAATGATTTAGGAGAGGtaattttatctttttgtaATAAACTTGAGGTAAAGTtagaatttctttttattttatctcaacattcataaatatgtaattatgttcatatatatatataataaaataatatgattacaaattattaaaacaaaaaaaaattatttaacatataaaataaacatgGATTAAAAAggtcaaatattttaaattggcGCAAAGTGAATTAAGTAAATGGACTAATCCACTTCTACGCTCATAATTTATAATtgcatttatttaaaaaataacttcAAATTTGGCTATAAgctatacatatataaataatgattttatattgaATATTGAATATTAGAATGGTCCACCTTTTATTCAAATGTATTATGATCCAATTGTGTCTATGGATTAtgatcaaaaatataatattttaattattttaagctCGATAATAATGTCTATGGattattattacaaaaatatatcaaaatcaacaaatataatttcaaataccattactttaaaatttaaataaataaatatgaataCTTTAAAATCAAATGTATTTAAATGCAGAAAAATGCATGTGGTATTGAGAAACAATGCTATCTCATCTAATAAACGAACTTCATTTTCTTACACAAAAATTGGATAACTTCTCATGTGTGAACCATTACAAGATTTAATTACAAAAGCGGCGATTTTGTCGATTATTATAATACGGTAGTTGCATTTTATACAGAATCAAGTCACGTGATATGTTATCTGTTCTTAATTGCACCCATTACCAAATCAACAGGAGCATTTGCAATATAAAATCACAACACGGATGAATATGGTAGTATTATCTTTACATTGACTTATATACACTGCTAAGAAACTAAATTAGCTCAATCGATACGCACTCAAAGCAAAAGTCGGGCCGACCACGGAATCTATCGTCGGAGAAGCATTAATAGTGCCTTATTGTACTAGTTTTTATTTGACTAAcgacacagaaaaaaaaacaaacatgttTAGTTTTACGTGTCCGATATTTGATGAGTCGTGACGTTCAACATCATTTTCATGCTTCTCTATTTCTTCACAAGAAAACGATGTTTTGAACGTTGAAGCGAGCTGGGCAttcaatacaattttattatatttacgaTTTGTATCAGCGAAATATCACAAAATGGTCAACTCTTTTAGAACAAAATTCTCTATAAAAAATCACTTAGGACAAATATTTATAAGGGTGGAAAAAAATAGAAcgcaaaaaccaaaaaactaaCCAAAAATTTATGAACTAAACCGAAACCAACATAAATATCTAAATTGATCTTATTTAATAGTATATTAGGCTTTAGTTTTATTCGAACCGAACATTGAATCTAAATGATTGcccaattttttaaaagatttaaatatttttttttaaagacacCAAACATGAAACTATTCTTGAATAAGcatttgatatttaaaaaaaaaatagtgataatctaaaatataaataagtaacTCGAATACTATAAAGTTGGTATTTAGTCATACgttttgaaatttatatgaCGTATTTTTagatctttaaatattttgaaatacttttagatttaaaatattcatagataacataaatacatttaaaatatttatagataacATGAAtgagtatttaaactagaatcGAAATGAACCAAATCCGAtctcttatatataaatatctgaatGGGCAGAACATAAGTTTTTCACCAAAATTCAGAACCTCAATAGATCCGAACAAAATAGTGAATCTTAATAAATCTAAAACCTGAATAATACAATAATCAAAAATGGATTATAATatctactccctccgttttttaatataagttgttttaaagaaacttttttgttctaaattatatgtcgttttcgagtttctatgtaaaatttattaataattaatgatgtctgaccaatgataatatatcttctatttttctattggttgaattgtagTTAGGtgaataattaatgatgtttttgtttagaaaatataaaaaattaatgattttcttaatctatgtgcatagctcttacaacttatattaaaaaacggagggagtattagtTACTATTATTACGGTAGAGAGCTAAAATCAACATTGAACAAATGAAAACCAAAGGCCCATATACCGTATACGCCGGTCCATGTAATGTAACTAACCGAGTCAGTCTAACAGCTTTTGAAAAAGCATATAGAACACGTGACAAATCAAGTTAACTGGCTCTCTCCTAACTCCGCCACGTCAGCGCAGGAGAGAAAAAACGTGGCACGTTCATTTCAATGGAGCTTCAAATCTGCGCTTCAATGGAACTTTAGGTCTCCCTTTCTGGTGGATTCTCGATTAGAAGAGACAAAGCATCGATCGAATTTTCTTTTCTGGATTCCCGGAAAATTTGTTGAGTCTCCTCCGTCTTGCTGATCAACCATGAATATCTTCAGATTCGCTGGCGATATGACTCACTTGATCAGTATCTTAATCCTCCTCCTCAAAATCTACGCCACCAAATCCTGCGCCGGTGAGTTCTCGTAAACAATCGCATTGCTTTGACCTCGTACATTAGCTTCACAATGCAATCTCGTTTTGAATCCGATTGAGTTTTTACGATTGATCTCCGAGTAAGTCAAAGTAGTGGAGATCTCTTCCCCCTAAGATAGATTCGAGCGTATACGTCTCTGTGTTGACTTTTGATTTTTGGTTGGCTTAAGGAATCTCTCTCAAGACTCAGGAGCTGTACGCGCTTGTGTTCTTGACTCGTTACATGGATCTCATCACGGACTATGTGTCTCTCTACAACACCGTGATGAAGATCGTCTTCATTGCCAGCTCTTTGGCTATCGTTTGGTGCATGCGTAGGCATCCGTTGGTGCGGAGGTCATACGATAAGGATCTGGATACGTTTCGTCATCAGTACGTTGTGTTGGCATGCTTTGTTTTGGGGCTTATACTGAATGAGAAATTCACATTTCAAGAGGTATCTTCATAtgcttttgtgtgtttttggtTTGTTGATAATAGGAAAACGAATACTTGTGGGACACATAGCTAGAGTATTATGCGGTAGTGTAGCTTGCTCTCATATCATATGTTGTGTTATCTTTCTTTTTGGTTCATTCGTTATACATCAAACTGTGATCTTGGTTTTGCTATATCATTTTCTTATACACCATGTGCTTGCTGATTATGATGGATGTGTCATGTCTTTCCATTTATATCATATGATTTACGAATTTTTTGGCTGTTTGGTAGAATATATAGTCTGTCTTTTA
It encodes:
- the LOC103835278 gene encoding U-box domain-containing protein 17, which encodes MATAAIFSSLRRRRSPSLEAFLSPVDLSGLPLVQTLAAISTEIISSFSGTRFSFQRRNARSLIRKIEIFLVLFESLAESRWGSTPSSSSSSSSTALLCLKELYLLLYRSKILLDYGAHSSKLWLLLQTQSISGYFHDLNQEISTLLDVFPVNDLSLSDDVREQIELLQSQSRRSRLYIDSNDESLRRTFYSFLDGFENGEIPNSIALRSFFAEKLQIKDSKSCGNEIEFLEEQIANHDGDVEPTGSVINGFVAITRYCRFLLFGFEEEWRIKNNNPKKKKSKRDGNDGFITVPKDFVCPISLDLMSDPVIISTGQTYDRTSIARWIEEGHCTCPKTGQMLVDSRIVPNRALKNLIVQWCAASGVSYESEFITDSQTNEGFVSGLPTKAAVEANKATVSILIEYLADGSEAAQTVAAREIRLLAKTGKENREFIAEAGAIPHLRRLLKSENAVAQENSVTAMLNLSIYEKNKSRIMEEDDCLEAIVSVLVSGLTVEAQENAAATLFSLSAVHEYKKRIAMADQCVEALASLLQNGTPRGKKDAVTALYNLSTHPENCSRMIEGGGVSSLVGALKNEGVAEEAAGALALLVRQSLGAEAIGKEESAVTGLMGMMRCGTPRGKENAVAALLELCRRGGAAVAERVLRAPAIAGVLQTLLFTGTKRARRKAASLARVFQRREHAAMRAGGYGFVGDVNGNRDGGNFTTDVSVPMSISISVPVL
- the LOC103835281 gene encoding ER lumen protein-retaining receptor A; amino-acid sequence: MNIFRFAGDMTHLISILILLLKIYATKSCAGISLKTQELYALVFLTRYMDLITDYVSLYNTVMKIVFIASSLAIVWCMRRHPLVRRSYDKDLDTFRHQYVVLACFVLGLILNEKFTFQEVFWAFSIYLEAVAILPQLVLLQRSGNVDNLTGQYVLFLGAYRGLYIINWIYRYFTEDHFTRWIACVSGLVQTALYADFFYYYYLSWKTNTKLKLPA